A genome region from Coturnix japonica isolate 7356 chromosome 13, Coturnix japonica 2.1, whole genome shotgun sequence includes the following:
- the FBXO38 gene encoding F-box only protein 38 isoform X2, with translation MGPRRKNVKPCSANREGSESAKADEPKDYMNQLSHEVLCHIFRYLPLQDIMCMECLSRKLKEAVTLYLRVVKVVDLCAGRWWEYMPTGFTDSSFLTLLRKMPDIEQLYGLHPRYLERRRVRGHEAFSIPGVLEALQACPNLLGVETSHLELVEAIWTYMPQVHILGKFRNRNGAFPIPPENKLKIPIGAKIQTLHLVGVNVPEIPCIPMLRHLYLKWVRLTKPQPFKDFLCISLRTFVMRNCAGPTNSLKYVPLVTGLASARNLEHLELVRVPFLGGLIQHVVEDSWRSGGFRNLHTIVLGACKNALEVDLGYLIITAARRLHEVRIQPSLTKDGVFSALKMAELEFPQFETLHLGYVDEFLLQCKMTNGDLVKYGLADVVENPGIITDIGMKAVNEVFSCIKYLVIYNCPHLHNPNNWITDHSRWTRLVDLTLVRCHAIKLDSFSQFIELLPSLEFISLDQMFREPPKGCARVGLSAGTGIGVSSALVSNQNSNNDNDNNNNHQNNNNPNIHHNNHQHPNDQNEENELRQDGQAEGQQIAAEALNEMEEVAPEEGMAAGQGHNDVPAHSQAVVPMEVDEEQAGPSGIQPVVKAAPITVHDSDSEDEEENMGTRACITNNIAQNYSDGEEKSRDPVETKEPSVSGKGKTPLRKRCSASQVGQAKQFHMEESSCEKGCQVTSEQIKADMKAASDMPERNKGKDSYPSCGNATGSTGSSSSCSAISSSPDCAQTASNHCAGTSLAAADESRQCVCSPCKSEGSSERETEETSVCSRCSCHKPQDTQQRTSGCCDGECPSTSGACRNGRSSAGSDFAFRTLPNCGSPREASGERTSGSTCGPASLEESMGSQQRSCEMQCKEEYPRRPLTRARSKLSHVPLVSESEVTKPRPRQTTKRKRTADKSTSTSDPVIEDDHVQVLTLKSKNLVGITLTNCGITDLVLKDCPKMMFIHATRCRVLKHLKVENAPVVNRFDYAQCKKLNMDQVLDQILRMPPERNRIIYLRPMQQVDTLTLEQKIFSGPYPYHICIIHEFSNPPNVRNKVRIRSWMDTIANINQELIKYEFFPEATRTEEDLKKYTKYPWGRDIYTLEGIVDGAPYSMITDFPWLRSLRTAEPNSYARYDFEDDERTTIYAPRRKGQLSADICMETIGEEISELRQMKKGVFQRVVAIFIHYCDVNGEPVEDDYI, from the exons ATGGGTCCCAGGCGGAAAAATGTGAAACCGTGCTCAGCAAACAGAGAAGGTTCTGAGTCTGCCAAAGCTGATGAGCCAAAAGATTACATGAACCAGCTCTCTCATGAAGTGCTTTGCCACATCTTTAG GTACCTTCCCTTACAGGATATCATGTGCATGGAATGCCTGTCCCGGAAGCTGAAGGAAGCAGTCACACTTTATCTGCGAGTAGTGAAGGTTGTGGATTTGTGTGCAGGCCGTTGGTGGGAATACATGCCCACTG GTTTCACTGATTCCAGTTTCCTAACGCTGCTGAGGAAGATGCCAGACATTGAACAACTTTATGGTCTTCATCCCAGGTATCTTGAAAGACGCAGAGTTCGTGGCCATGAAGCTTTTAGCATTCCTGGAGTTCTAGAGGCTTTGCAGGCCTGTCCAAATCTGTTG GGCGTTGAGACCTCCCATTTAGAGCTGGTGGAAGCTATCTGGACATACATGCCACAAGTTCATATTTTAGGGAAGTTTCGTAATCGTAATGGTGCTTTTCCAATCCCTCCTGAGAACAAGCTAAAAATTCCTATAGGAGCTAAAATTCAGACTTTGCACTTAGTAG GAGTGAATGTCCCCGAGATTCCTTGTATCCCAATGCTGAGGCACCTTTATTTGAAGTGGGTGAGACTCACTAAACCACAGCCTTTTAAAGATTTCCTTTGTATCAGCTTACGCACTTTTGTAATGAGAAATTGTGCAG GACCCACAAATTCTCTGAAGTATGTTCCCCTAGTGACGGGCCTGGCTTCAGCCCGAAATCTGGAGCATCTAGAACTGGTTCGTGTTCCGTTTCTTGGAGGACTTATTCAGCATGTGGTAGAAGACAGCTGGAGATCAG GTGGTTTTAGGAATTTGCACACTATAGTTCTGGGAGCTTGCAAGAATGCACTTGAAGTGGATCTTGGCTACCTCATCATAACTGCTGCACGAAG GTTGCATGAAGTGCGGATCCAGCCTTCCTTGACCAAAGATggtgttttttctgctttgaagatgGCTGAACTGGAATTTCCACAGTTTGAAACTCTTCATCTAGGATATGTTGATGAGTTTTTACTACAGT GTAAAATGACAAATGGAGACTTGGTGAAGTATGGCTTGGCTGATGTGGTTGAAAATCCAGGAATTATTACAGATATTGGTATGAAAGCTGTAAATGAGGTTTTTTCTTGCATCAAGTATCTGGTCATTTACAACTGTCCACATCTACATAACCCAAATAATTGGATCACAG ATCATTCAAGATGGACCCGATTGGTTGACCTCACGTTGGTGCGATGCCACGCAATAAAGCTAGATTCATTTAGTCAGTTCATTGAGTTATTGCCAAGTTTAGAATTCATTTCTCTGGACCAGATGTTCCGTGAACCTCCTAAG gGCTGTGCTCGTGTGGGCTTAAGTGCAGGCACAGGAATCGGTGTCTCATCTGCCCTAGTCAGCAATCAGAATTCTAACAATGACAATGACAACAACAATAatcaccaaaacaacaacaatccCAACATCCACCACAACAATCATCAACATCCAAATGACCAAAATGAGGAGAATGAGCTGCGGCAGGATGGGCAAGCTGAAGGGCAGCAGATTGCAGCTGAGG CACTAAATGAGATGGAGGAAGTTGCACCAGAAGAAGGAATGGCTGCTGGACAGGGCCACAATGATGtccctgctcacagccaggCTGTTGTTCCTATGGAGGTTGATGAAGAGCAAGCAG gacCAAGTGGCATTCAACCTGTTGTAAAAGCAGCACCAATTACTGTTCATGATTCAGACagtgaggatgaggaagaaaacatggGGACAAGAGCCTGCATCACTAACAACATTGCCCAGAATTACTcagatggagaagagaaaagcagagatccAGTGGAAACTAAAGAACCTTCAG TGAGTGGTAAAGGCAAGACACCCCTGCGGAAGAGATGCAGTGCCAGCCAAGTGGGCCAGGCAAAGCAGTTCCATATGGAGGAAAGCAGCTGTGAGAAAGGTTGTCAAGTAACAAGTGAGCAGATTAAAGCAGACATGAAAGCAGCAAGTGACATGCCTGAAAGGAACAAAGGCAAAGATTCTTACCCAAGTTGTGGTAATGCAACAGGATCAACTGGATcatccagctcctgcagtgctaTTTCTTCTAGCCCTGACTGTGCACAGACAGCTAGTAACCACTGTGCTGGCACCAGCCTAGCAGCTGCAGATGAATCCAGGCAATGTGTCTGCTCACCTTGTAAAAGTGAAGGTTCCAGTGAGAGAGAGACTGAGGAGACCTCTGTTTGTTCCAGGTGTTCCTGCCACAAGCCACAGGACACACAGCAGAGGACTAGTGGGTGTTGTGATGGGGAATGCCCATCCACGAGTGGTGCCTGCAGGAATGGACGGAGCAGCGCTGGGTCAGATTTTGCATTTAGGACTCTGCCGAACTGTGGGTCTCCCCGAGAGGCAAGTGGTGAGAGGACTAGTGGGAGTACCTGTGGGCCTGCCAGTTTGGAGGAGAGCATGGGctcacagcagagaagctgtgagatGCAGTGTAAAGAAGAATATCCTCGCCGGCCGCTGACGAGAGCTAGAAGCAAGCTGTCTCATGTCCCTCTGGTGTCAGAGTCAG aagtgacCAAGCCAAGGCCACGGCAAACCACAAAGCGGAAAAGGACAGCTGACAAGTCCACAAGCACAAGTGACCCAGTTATTGAGGATGATCATGTTCAA GTACTGACTTTGAAATCCAAAAATCTTGTTGGAATCACTTTGACCAATTGTGGAATAACAGATTTGGTACTGAAAGACTGCCCCAAAATGATGTTCATACATG CTACGAGGTGCCGGGTATTGAAACActtaaaagtagaaaatgcaCCAGTTGTGAATCGGTTTGACTATGCCCAGTGCAAGAAATTAAACATGGATCAGGTCCTGGATCAGATTCTCAGGATGCCCCCAGAAAGAAACCGTATCATTTATCTTCGTCCAATGCAGCAG GTCGACACACTGACTCTTGAGCAGAAGATATTTAGTGGCCCCTATCCCTACCATATTTGCATCATTCACGAGTTCAGTAACCCACCTAATGTCCGCAACAAGGTGCGCATTCGGAGCTGGATGGACACGATAGCGAACATTAACCA AGAGCTTATTAAATATGAGTTCTTCCCTGAAGCAACACGAACTGAAGAAGACCTGAAGAAATACACTAAGTACCCTTGGGGACGAGATATTTACACTCTAGAAG GCATTGTGGATGGTGCCCCTTACTCCATGATTACTGACTTCCCATGGTTGAGATCACTGAGGACAGCAGAGCCAAACAGCTATGCCAGATACGACTTCGAGGATGATGAGAGAA CTACTATTTATGCACCCCGGAGGAAAGGACAGCTGTCTGCAGACATCTGTATGGAAACAATAGGAGAAGAGATCTCTGAACTGCGCCAGATGAAAAAGGGCGTATTCCAACGTGTGGTGGCGATCTTCATCCATTACTGTGATGTCAATGGTGAGCCAGTCGAGGATGATTACATCTGA
- the FBXO38 gene encoding F-box only protein 38 isoform X1, with product MGPRRKNVKPCSANREGSESAKADEPKDYMNQLSHEVLCHIFRYLPLQDIMCMECLSRKLKEAVTLYLRVVKVVDLCAGRWWEYMPTGFTDSSFLTLLRKMPDIEQLYGLHPRYLERRRVRGHEAFSIPGVLEALQACPNLLGVETSHLELVEAIWTYMPQVHILGKFRNRNGAFPIPPENKLKIPIGAKIQTLHLVGVNVPEIPCIPMLRHLYLKWVRLTKPQPFKDFLCISLRTFVMRNCAGPTNSLKYVPLVTGLASARNLEHLELVRVPFLGGLIQHVVEDSWRSGGFRNLHTIVLGACKNALEVDLGYLIITAARRLHEVRIQPSLTKDGVFSALKMAELEFPQFETLHLGYVDEFLLQCKMTNGDLVKYGLADVVENPGIITDIGMKAVNEVFSCIKYLVIYNCPHLHNPNNWITDHSRWTRLVDLTLVRCHAIKLDSFSQFIELLPSLEFISLDQMFREPPKGCARVGLSAGTGIGVSSALVSNQNSNNDNDNNNNHQNNNNPNIHHNNHQHPNDQNEENELRQDGQAEGQQIAAEALNEMEEVAPEEGMAAGQGHNDVPAHSQAVVPMEVDEEQAGPSGIQPVVKAAPITVHDSDSEDEEENMGTRACITNNIAQNYSDGEEKSRDPVETKEPSGVEQLVSGKGKTPLRKRCSASQVGQAKQFHMEESSCEKGCQVTSEQIKADMKAASDMPERNKGKDSYPSCGNATGSTGSSSSCSAISSSPDCAQTASNHCAGTSLAAADESRQCVCSPCKSEGSSERETEETSVCSRCSCHKPQDTQQRTSGCCDGECPSTSGACRNGRSSAGSDFAFRTLPNCGSPREASGERTSGSTCGPASLEESMGSQQRSCEMQCKEEYPRRPLTRARSKLSHVPLVSESEVTKPRPRQTTKRKRTADKSTSTSDPVIEDDHVQVLTLKSKNLVGITLTNCGITDLVLKDCPKMMFIHATRCRVLKHLKVENAPVVNRFDYAQCKKLNMDQVLDQILRMPPERNRIIYLRPMQQVDTLTLEQKIFSGPYPYHICIIHEFSNPPNVRNKVRIRSWMDTIANINQELIKYEFFPEATRTEEDLKKYTKYPWGRDIYTLEGIVDGAPYSMITDFPWLRSLRTAEPNSYARYDFEDDERTTIYAPRRKGQLSADICMETIGEEISELRQMKKGVFQRVVAIFIHYCDVNGEPVEDDYI from the exons ATGGGTCCCAGGCGGAAAAATGTGAAACCGTGCTCAGCAAACAGAGAAGGTTCTGAGTCTGCCAAAGCTGATGAGCCAAAAGATTACATGAACCAGCTCTCTCATGAAGTGCTTTGCCACATCTTTAG GTACCTTCCCTTACAGGATATCATGTGCATGGAATGCCTGTCCCGGAAGCTGAAGGAAGCAGTCACACTTTATCTGCGAGTAGTGAAGGTTGTGGATTTGTGTGCAGGCCGTTGGTGGGAATACATGCCCACTG GTTTCACTGATTCCAGTTTCCTAACGCTGCTGAGGAAGATGCCAGACATTGAACAACTTTATGGTCTTCATCCCAGGTATCTTGAAAGACGCAGAGTTCGTGGCCATGAAGCTTTTAGCATTCCTGGAGTTCTAGAGGCTTTGCAGGCCTGTCCAAATCTGTTG GGCGTTGAGACCTCCCATTTAGAGCTGGTGGAAGCTATCTGGACATACATGCCACAAGTTCATATTTTAGGGAAGTTTCGTAATCGTAATGGTGCTTTTCCAATCCCTCCTGAGAACAAGCTAAAAATTCCTATAGGAGCTAAAATTCAGACTTTGCACTTAGTAG GAGTGAATGTCCCCGAGATTCCTTGTATCCCAATGCTGAGGCACCTTTATTTGAAGTGGGTGAGACTCACTAAACCACAGCCTTTTAAAGATTTCCTTTGTATCAGCTTACGCACTTTTGTAATGAGAAATTGTGCAG GACCCACAAATTCTCTGAAGTATGTTCCCCTAGTGACGGGCCTGGCTTCAGCCCGAAATCTGGAGCATCTAGAACTGGTTCGTGTTCCGTTTCTTGGAGGACTTATTCAGCATGTGGTAGAAGACAGCTGGAGATCAG GTGGTTTTAGGAATTTGCACACTATAGTTCTGGGAGCTTGCAAGAATGCACTTGAAGTGGATCTTGGCTACCTCATCATAACTGCTGCACGAAG GTTGCATGAAGTGCGGATCCAGCCTTCCTTGACCAAAGATggtgttttttctgctttgaagatgGCTGAACTGGAATTTCCACAGTTTGAAACTCTTCATCTAGGATATGTTGATGAGTTTTTACTACAGT GTAAAATGACAAATGGAGACTTGGTGAAGTATGGCTTGGCTGATGTGGTTGAAAATCCAGGAATTATTACAGATATTGGTATGAAAGCTGTAAATGAGGTTTTTTCTTGCATCAAGTATCTGGTCATTTACAACTGTCCACATCTACATAACCCAAATAATTGGATCACAG ATCATTCAAGATGGACCCGATTGGTTGACCTCACGTTGGTGCGATGCCACGCAATAAAGCTAGATTCATTTAGTCAGTTCATTGAGTTATTGCCAAGTTTAGAATTCATTTCTCTGGACCAGATGTTCCGTGAACCTCCTAAG gGCTGTGCTCGTGTGGGCTTAAGTGCAGGCACAGGAATCGGTGTCTCATCTGCCCTAGTCAGCAATCAGAATTCTAACAATGACAATGACAACAACAATAatcaccaaaacaacaacaatccCAACATCCACCACAACAATCATCAACATCCAAATGACCAAAATGAGGAGAATGAGCTGCGGCAGGATGGGCAAGCTGAAGGGCAGCAGATTGCAGCTGAGG CACTAAATGAGATGGAGGAAGTTGCACCAGAAGAAGGAATGGCTGCTGGACAGGGCCACAATGATGtccctgctcacagccaggCTGTTGTTCCTATGGAGGTTGATGAAGAGCAAGCAG gacCAAGTGGCATTCAACCTGTTGTAAAAGCAGCACCAATTACTGTTCATGATTCAGACagtgaggatgaggaagaaaacatggGGACAAGAGCCTGCATCACTAACAACATTGCCCAGAATTACTcagatggagaagagaaaagcagagatccAGTGGAAACTAAAGAACCTTCAGGTGTGGAACAGCTGG TGAGTGGTAAAGGCAAGACACCCCTGCGGAAGAGATGCAGTGCCAGCCAAGTGGGCCAGGCAAAGCAGTTCCATATGGAGGAAAGCAGCTGTGAGAAAGGTTGTCAAGTAACAAGTGAGCAGATTAAAGCAGACATGAAAGCAGCAAGTGACATGCCTGAAAGGAACAAAGGCAAAGATTCTTACCCAAGTTGTGGTAATGCAACAGGATCAACTGGATcatccagctcctgcagtgctaTTTCTTCTAGCCCTGACTGTGCACAGACAGCTAGTAACCACTGTGCTGGCACCAGCCTAGCAGCTGCAGATGAATCCAGGCAATGTGTCTGCTCACCTTGTAAAAGTGAAGGTTCCAGTGAGAGAGAGACTGAGGAGACCTCTGTTTGTTCCAGGTGTTCCTGCCACAAGCCACAGGACACACAGCAGAGGACTAGTGGGTGTTGTGATGGGGAATGCCCATCCACGAGTGGTGCCTGCAGGAATGGACGGAGCAGCGCTGGGTCAGATTTTGCATTTAGGACTCTGCCGAACTGTGGGTCTCCCCGAGAGGCAAGTGGTGAGAGGACTAGTGGGAGTACCTGTGGGCCTGCCAGTTTGGAGGAGAGCATGGGctcacagcagagaagctgtgagatGCAGTGTAAAGAAGAATATCCTCGCCGGCCGCTGACGAGAGCTAGAAGCAAGCTGTCTCATGTCCCTCTGGTGTCAGAGTCAG aagtgacCAAGCCAAGGCCACGGCAAACCACAAAGCGGAAAAGGACAGCTGACAAGTCCACAAGCACAAGTGACCCAGTTATTGAGGATGATCATGTTCAA GTACTGACTTTGAAATCCAAAAATCTTGTTGGAATCACTTTGACCAATTGTGGAATAACAGATTTGGTACTGAAAGACTGCCCCAAAATGATGTTCATACATG CTACGAGGTGCCGGGTATTGAAACActtaaaagtagaaaatgcaCCAGTTGTGAATCGGTTTGACTATGCCCAGTGCAAGAAATTAAACATGGATCAGGTCCTGGATCAGATTCTCAGGATGCCCCCAGAAAGAAACCGTATCATTTATCTTCGTCCAATGCAGCAG GTCGACACACTGACTCTTGAGCAGAAGATATTTAGTGGCCCCTATCCCTACCATATTTGCATCATTCACGAGTTCAGTAACCCACCTAATGTCCGCAACAAGGTGCGCATTCGGAGCTGGATGGACACGATAGCGAACATTAACCA AGAGCTTATTAAATATGAGTTCTTCCCTGAAGCAACACGAACTGAAGAAGACCTGAAGAAATACACTAAGTACCCTTGGGGACGAGATATTTACACTCTAGAAG GCATTGTGGATGGTGCCCCTTACTCCATGATTACTGACTTCCCATGGTTGAGATCACTGAGGACAGCAGAGCCAAACAGCTATGCCAGATACGACTTCGAGGATGATGAGAGAA CTACTATTTATGCACCCCGGAGGAAAGGACAGCTGTCTGCAGACATCTGTATGGAAACAATAGGAGAAGAGATCTCTGAACTGCGCCAGATGAAAAAGGGCGTATTCCAACGTGTGGTGGCGATCTTCATCCATTACTGTGATGTCAATGGTGAGCCAGTCGAGGATGATTACATCTGA
- the FBXO38 gene encoding F-box only protein 38 isoform X3, with amino-acid sequence MGPRRKNVKPCSANREGSESAKADEPKDYMNQLSHEVLCHIFRYLPLQDIMCMECLSRKLKEAVTLYLRVVKVVDLCAGRWWEYMPTGRKKYNGMREQLICRHFTMYLERRRVRGHEAFSIPGVLEALQACPNLLGVETSHLELVEAIWTYMPQVHILGKFRNRNGAFPIPPENKLKIPIGAKIQTLHLVGVNVPEIPCIPMLRHLYLKWVRLTKPQPFKDFLCISLRTFVMRNCAGPTNSLKYVPLVTGLASARNLEHLELVRVPFLGGLIQHVVEDSWRSGGFRNLHTIVLGACKNALEVDLGYLIITAARRLHEVRIQPSLTKDGVFSALKMAELEFPQFETLHLGYVDEFLLQCKMTNGDLVKYGLADVVENPGIITDIGMKAVNEVFSCIKYLVIYNCPHLHNPNNWITDHSRWTRLVDLTLVRCHAIKLDSFSQFIELLPSLEFISLDQMFREPPKGCARVGLSAGTGIGVSSALVSNQNSNNDNDNNNNHQNNNNPNIHHNNHQHPNDQNEENELRQDGQAEGQQIAAEALNEMEEVAPEEGMAAGQGHNDVPAHSQAVVPMEVDEEQAGPSGIQPVVKAAPITVHDSDSEDEEENMGTRACITNNIAQNYSDGEEKSRDPVETKEPSGVEQLVSGKGKTPLRKRCSASQVGQAKQFHMEESSCEKGCQVTSEQIKADMKAASDMPERNKGKDSYPSCGNATGSTGSSSSCSAISSSPDCAQTASNHCAGTSLAAADESRQCVCSPCKSEGSSERETEETSVCSRCSCHKPQDTQQRTSGCCDGECPSTSGACRNGRSSAGSDFAFRTLPNCGSPREASGERTSGSTCGPASLEESMGSQQRSCEMQCKEEYPRRPLTRARSKLSHVPLVSESEVTKPRPRQTTKRKRTADKSTSTSDPVIEDDHVQVLTLKSKNLVGITLTNCGITDLVLKDCPKMMFIHATRCRVLKHLKVENAPVVNRFDYAQCKKLNMDQVLDQILRMPPERNRIIYLRPMQQVDTLTLEQKIFSGPYPYHICIIHEFSNPPNVRNKVRIRSWMDTIANINQELIKYEFFPEATRTEEDLKKYTKYPWGRDIYTLEGIVDGAPYSMITDFPWLRSLRTAEPNSYARYDFEDDERTTIYAPRRKGQLSADICMETIGEEISELRQMKKGVFQRVVAIFIHYCDVNGEPVEDDYI; translated from the exons ATGGGTCCCAGGCGGAAAAATGTGAAACCGTGCTCAGCAAACAGAGAAGGTTCTGAGTCTGCCAAAGCTGATGAGCCAAAAGATTACATGAACCAGCTCTCTCATGAAGTGCTTTGCCACATCTTTAG GTACCTTCCCTTACAGGATATCATGTGCATGGAATGCCTGTCCCGGAAGCTGAAGGAAGCAGTCACACTTTATCTGCGAGTAGTGAAGGTTGTGGATTTGTGTGCAGGCCGTTGGTGGGAATACATGCCCACTG gcaggaaaaaatacaatggAATGAGAGAGCAACTCATCTGCCGCCACTTTACAAT GTATCTTGAAAGACGCAGAGTTCGTGGCCATGAAGCTTTTAGCATTCCTGGAGTTCTAGAGGCTTTGCAGGCCTGTCCAAATCTGTTG GGCGTTGAGACCTCCCATTTAGAGCTGGTGGAAGCTATCTGGACATACATGCCACAAGTTCATATTTTAGGGAAGTTTCGTAATCGTAATGGTGCTTTTCCAATCCCTCCTGAGAACAAGCTAAAAATTCCTATAGGAGCTAAAATTCAGACTTTGCACTTAGTAG GAGTGAATGTCCCCGAGATTCCTTGTATCCCAATGCTGAGGCACCTTTATTTGAAGTGGGTGAGACTCACTAAACCACAGCCTTTTAAAGATTTCCTTTGTATCAGCTTACGCACTTTTGTAATGAGAAATTGTGCAG GACCCACAAATTCTCTGAAGTATGTTCCCCTAGTGACGGGCCTGGCTTCAGCCCGAAATCTGGAGCATCTAGAACTGGTTCGTGTTCCGTTTCTTGGAGGACTTATTCAGCATGTGGTAGAAGACAGCTGGAGATCAG GTGGTTTTAGGAATTTGCACACTATAGTTCTGGGAGCTTGCAAGAATGCACTTGAAGTGGATCTTGGCTACCTCATCATAACTGCTGCACGAAG GTTGCATGAAGTGCGGATCCAGCCTTCCTTGACCAAAGATggtgttttttctgctttgaagatgGCTGAACTGGAATTTCCACAGTTTGAAACTCTTCATCTAGGATATGTTGATGAGTTTTTACTACAGT GTAAAATGACAAATGGAGACTTGGTGAAGTATGGCTTGGCTGATGTGGTTGAAAATCCAGGAATTATTACAGATATTGGTATGAAAGCTGTAAATGAGGTTTTTTCTTGCATCAAGTATCTGGTCATTTACAACTGTCCACATCTACATAACCCAAATAATTGGATCACAG ATCATTCAAGATGGACCCGATTGGTTGACCTCACGTTGGTGCGATGCCACGCAATAAAGCTAGATTCATTTAGTCAGTTCATTGAGTTATTGCCAAGTTTAGAATTCATTTCTCTGGACCAGATGTTCCGTGAACCTCCTAAG gGCTGTGCTCGTGTGGGCTTAAGTGCAGGCACAGGAATCGGTGTCTCATCTGCCCTAGTCAGCAATCAGAATTCTAACAATGACAATGACAACAACAATAatcaccaaaacaacaacaatccCAACATCCACCACAACAATCATCAACATCCAAATGACCAAAATGAGGAGAATGAGCTGCGGCAGGATGGGCAAGCTGAAGGGCAGCAGATTGCAGCTGAGG CACTAAATGAGATGGAGGAAGTTGCACCAGAAGAAGGAATGGCTGCTGGACAGGGCCACAATGATGtccctgctcacagccaggCTGTTGTTCCTATGGAGGTTGATGAAGAGCAAGCAG gacCAAGTGGCATTCAACCTGTTGTAAAAGCAGCACCAATTACTGTTCATGATTCAGACagtgaggatgaggaagaaaacatggGGACAAGAGCCTGCATCACTAACAACATTGCCCAGAATTACTcagatggagaagagaaaagcagagatccAGTGGAAACTAAAGAACCTTCAGGTGTGGAACAGCTGG TGAGTGGTAAAGGCAAGACACCCCTGCGGAAGAGATGCAGTGCCAGCCAAGTGGGCCAGGCAAAGCAGTTCCATATGGAGGAAAGCAGCTGTGAGAAAGGTTGTCAAGTAACAAGTGAGCAGATTAAAGCAGACATGAAAGCAGCAAGTGACATGCCTGAAAGGAACAAAGGCAAAGATTCTTACCCAAGTTGTGGTAATGCAACAGGATCAACTGGATcatccagctcctgcagtgctaTTTCTTCTAGCCCTGACTGTGCACAGACAGCTAGTAACCACTGTGCTGGCACCAGCCTAGCAGCTGCAGATGAATCCAGGCAATGTGTCTGCTCACCTTGTAAAAGTGAAGGTTCCAGTGAGAGAGAGACTGAGGAGACCTCTGTTTGTTCCAGGTGTTCCTGCCACAAGCCACAGGACACACAGCAGAGGACTAGTGGGTGTTGTGATGGGGAATGCCCATCCACGAGTGGTGCCTGCAGGAATGGACGGAGCAGCGCTGGGTCAGATTTTGCATTTAGGACTCTGCCGAACTGTGGGTCTCCCCGAGAGGCAAGTGGTGAGAGGACTAGTGGGAGTACCTGTGGGCCTGCCAGTTTGGAGGAGAGCATGGGctcacagcagagaagctgtgagatGCAGTGTAAAGAAGAATATCCTCGCCGGCCGCTGACGAGAGCTAGAAGCAAGCTGTCTCATGTCCCTCTGGTGTCAGAGTCAG aagtgacCAAGCCAAGGCCACGGCAAACCACAAAGCGGAAAAGGACAGCTGACAAGTCCACAAGCACAAGTGACCCAGTTATTGAGGATGATCATGTTCAA GTACTGACTTTGAAATCCAAAAATCTTGTTGGAATCACTTTGACCAATTGTGGAATAACAGATTTGGTACTGAAAGACTGCCCCAAAATGATGTTCATACATG CTACGAGGTGCCGGGTATTGAAACActtaaaagtagaaaatgcaCCAGTTGTGAATCGGTTTGACTATGCCCAGTGCAAGAAATTAAACATGGATCAGGTCCTGGATCAGATTCTCAGGATGCCCCCAGAAAGAAACCGTATCATTTATCTTCGTCCAATGCAGCAG GTCGACACACTGACTCTTGAGCAGAAGATATTTAGTGGCCCCTATCCCTACCATATTTGCATCATTCACGAGTTCAGTAACCCACCTAATGTCCGCAACAAGGTGCGCATTCGGAGCTGGATGGACACGATAGCGAACATTAACCA AGAGCTTATTAAATATGAGTTCTTCCCTGAAGCAACACGAACTGAAGAAGACCTGAAGAAATACACTAAGTACCCTTGGGGACGAGATATTTACACTCTAGAAG GCATTGTGGATGGTGCCCCTTACTCCATGATTACTGACTTCCCATGGTTGAGATCACTGAGGACAGCAGAGCCAAACAGCTATGCCAGATACGACTTCGAGGATGATGAGAGAA CTACTATTTATGCACCCCGGAGGAAAGGACAGCTGTCTGCAGACATCTGTATGGAAACAATAGGAGAAGAGATCTCTGAACTGCGCCAGATGAAAAAGGGCGTATTCCAACGTGTGGTGGCGATCTTCATCCATTACTGTGATGTCAATGGTGAGCCAGTCGAGGATGATTACATCTGA